Sequence from the Panicum virgatum strain AP13 chromosome 5N, P.virgatum_v5, whole genome shotgun sequence genome:
AGATATAAGCATCGAGCATACAAGCGGGGAGATTTGGGCGCCGGATCGTACTAGTAGAGGTTGCACTTGAGGCGGCTGGTCCACTTGGAGTAGGATCGGGGGGCGGTGAAGCGGGAGAAGAACTCGGCGACGGGGCGCGGCGGTGTCGACCAGTCCACCTCCCGCAGCGCGTCCACCAGATCTTCAGCCGTCACAGAGCTCCagtccatcgccgccgccgccgctcgtgcctacgacctcgccgtcgactcTGAGGCGGCGATGCCCAGACCCTAGCGAGGAGACGGCGACGTTTCTAGATGGTTCGATGGGAACAGGGAACGGGTAAGGTGTCCGTCCGTGCCGAAAAGCTTCGGCTCGGCCGGACAATCCTAGCGCTGTGATGACGAGAAGTACACACGCCTGCACGCATTTCTGGCCGTTCAATCATGGATCAGCGGTCCAGATCGAGGGTGAATGGGAGGGCCCACTAGGCCatatttagttcccaaaaactttaattacccatcacatcgaatcttgagacacatacatagagcattaaatatagttaaaaataactaattaacaGTTTAATTATAAATGACGAGACCAATCTTTTAAgcataattagtctatgattagacatttattgtcaaataataactAAAGTGTTACAGTatcaaatccaaaaaaattcgtGAACTAAACAAGCCCTAAGATATTTGGgctgaaaaaaagaaagaattcGAAATCTGGGCCAGTTCACATAGATGGAAGGTACCCCCTCCATCTTTATAGTTGTAATAATAGCTATATTTACTATTGACATAGGTTATAGTAATAAATAGTACTAGTAACAATGAATTCTTACGTCCTGTTCGGATGGCAATAACCGGCTGGGTTGGAGCGGAAAGCGGAAATGAGAGAGAAGGACCAAAACACGAGCCCGAACGGCGGCCGATCAGCCCAATCGACTGCTCCCAACCATCCGAACGGGCTGCTAGTTAAAATATTggagaataaaaaaaattatgttacATTTATGATATGATACGTAATGTTATTTTTCGTTATTATTATATCAAAGTGAAATATAGTTATCAAAAtataatggagggagtacatccAAACAAAGGCCTAACATTCGTTTTTCCCCTCTCGTTATGACATATAGATGAGGACACGAATTCCAGAAAAAGCCGAAAAGGTAAAGACAACTAGAGCTAGTACATTATTAAAGGGAAAAAAGCATCAAAGGTAAGACAAAACAAACCTTAAAACATTAGGAAAAAATAATCAATACTTTATCTTAGCCCAGTTCGGGCTGGGGAGCTTTAGTATGTGAGACTAACATGATACTAATTGATAACCAACTACACAATTTAGACGTTTCTGTAGCACGAATTACAATATTATATTAATAGTGACAAGAAATGATTCTCTTTGGATCTTGTTTCCCAGACTAccgtatactccctccgttctaaattataatctaaattataagtcattataaaaatcttggagagtcaaaccatctcaaaatttgaccaaaattatagagataaacacaaaaatttatgacatcaaatatatatactttaaaaatatagctaacaaagaatctaataatacttaaCTGGTATCATAAAttttattatcttgttatataaatttagtcaaatttaaaaaaaattgattctccaacaaatttgaaatgatttataatttgaaacggagggagtatgcccTAGCATCAAAAGATCGAAGCTTAGATGACGGGTGCGTTAGTTGGGCAGTGTGTGTGTTAAGGACTTAAGGTTGGTAGAGCTGCTAGCTAGCTCCCAAAATCCACTTGTCGTCAGCCGCGTACGCGAGGAACCTTTCCCGCAGGCCATAGCCAGGCGGCGCCTGATCCTGCCGAATCTCGCGAGGCAACGTGGTGCGCGCATGTGCACACGGCTCTGGCGTCCGCAGGACTCGGGACCTGGGCTGAGCAGCAGATTTGCATGGTGATATTTTCTTTGATTGATGCCCTACTGATATTTTCTCCATGATTAGTGGACTGTGGACAGTGGACTGCAAAGCAGTTCAACAAGTGGAGCTTGCAGTTGTCAGTTTGGCTTTTCCTTTGTTTCCTTTCCTTCAggtgtaatttcttttttctatGTCATATATTAGCTTGATGAATGGTGAATACTACTACTAGTACTGATGGGACTCAACCACATGACGTGTTTTTGTTGGGACTCGAAACACCATCACTACAGCACATACTATGCCGTGTACTAGTTGGACTTCTCCTTGCCTCCTTGGTCATTCCCTGCGCCTTGTAAGCCAGAATAATAGGATCTTGAGACGTTACTAATATAACAGCTTAATAACCACGCGGCGTTTATCCAAATGGTCCCTACACGGCTACACCTAACGTGTTGCGCGCTATCTGGTTTGGAAACGTGAAACTGCTATCGTGTGGACGCCAGATGCTTAGTTTCAGAAATAGGTTGATGAGAGAAAAACAGATAGATTACCACAAGTAGCAATGAGTTTGATCTTTATCGCATCTCAAAGGAACTTGTGGCGTCATGTGACACGTTGGAGCCACAGAGCACTCATGCACCCTTGTATGCTTGCGCTCGTGACCTCCTGTCGAATGGCGGGGCAATAGGTCACCCCGCACAGGACGCCTCAGCTGAATCACTGGACCGCAATGCAACCACCTGCCCTCCGTCCTAGGTGGGCGATAGTCACACGTGGTGGCTGGATGCCTCGATCCCCTCCGCGGGGCGAGCTCCGCGAGCGGTCGCGGGCCGCCACGGGCCTTGCGCTCCGCAGACGATCCAGGGGgccaggcggcgcgcggccgatcTCGCCACATGTGTGGCCCGTGAGGGAGGGGGATGGGGCGACGCGACGCGGCCTTTCTTTATAAAGCCGAGCGCCCCCCTCCAGCAGAGTTCTCACGCCCGGGCACCCCGCACAGCGCGCCTCCTCTGTTGTTGTTCGGCGTCGGCCCTCCGCACCAGCGCCGGCGGCAACACCGCGGGGAGCCACTCGCGTGCGAGGGGAGAATATGGGGAGGGGAGGGAtcgggggcgcggcggccatggagacCGCCGACTCCACCCGCGCATTCGTCAAGGACGTCAAGCGCATCATCATCAAGGTATGCGTACATACATCTTCTTATCTTCCGTTGTTTCTCCCGTTTTTTTAATCGTCTCGTCTCGTGGGGAATGCCGCCGATGCTAAGTCCGATTGCTCCTGTCGCGCGGCCGAGGGATTTTTACTCACCGGAATGCGAGGGTGGAGAATTCGATCTGTCTGATCTCGCATTGTTTTGGGGCCAATaatgttttttagaaaatattttgagaaaaaattggtactttttttttttgcatcctcAATTCAAAGGGTTGTTTTGGCTTGGGAATCTGTGACCCGTAAATATGCTTGTTGGAAACGGAGGACGTTTTCATGTCTATCAGGTGCTGATTGACACGCGACCGGTAAAACTCGGGATGGGGTTTAGATTTTGTTTTCCTAAGTGGCAGGACAGTCATTCACAGACTGATATTTTTGGCTCCATCACTAAACGATGAGACTCACTAAACAAAGATGAGGATTAAAATAAGCTGGAGatatttttttcaaacaaaaaataataatagcgAATTTTTGTCACCAGCTTCATCTATTTACCATGTCCTGTTGCAGGTGGGCACAGCTGTTGTCACTGGGCAGAATGGCCGATTGGCTATGGGCAGGCTTGGGTCTCTGTGTGAACAggtaaatgataataatatgCTTTCACCCCTGGTGTTTGTGGTTTCATTCTTTCAGCCACTAAATAGTTAACTTGCTTCAATATTCAGGTGAAGCAACTGAATTTTCAAGGGTATGAGGTGATTCTGGTAACATCAGGCGCTGTTGGTGTTGGGAGGCAGAGGCTGCAGTACCGGAAACTTATCCACAGCAGGTTTCAGAGAGTTTTGCTCACACTCTAATAACGGTTTGCCAGTGTCCTCTGGCTCAAGTATATTTTGCTTACCGCTCTCCTTTGCTTGCAGCTTCGCTGATCTGCAGAACCCGCAGATGGATTTTGATGGAAAGGCCTGTGCTGCCGTTGGTCAAAGTGGTTTGATGGCGATCTATGACACGTTGTTTAGCCAAGTGAGTCTGCTTGATCTGACGAATTTGTATCTAGTAATAAAATCAGTTCTATGTTACTGTGTTTCTAACAGGTTGCTTATATGATTGCAGCTTGATGTAACATCATCTCAACTTCTTGTAACGGACCGTGACTTTAAGGATCCAAATTTTGGGGACCAGCTTCGTGAGACTGTTTTTGCGCTATTGGATCTTAAAGTAATACCGCTATTTAATGAGAATGATGCCATCAGTACCAGGAGACAACCATATGAGGTGTGTTTCCTTAATTTTGTTTCTGCAACTAGGAGTTTAATTGATTGCCATACATCAACCTTCCAATCCTGATAATACgacaacaagataataacaacAATGAGCCCTTCTTTACGTTTCTACTTTCAGATTGTAATAATGAACTTAACTTGCAGGATCCTTCTGGTATATTCTGGGATAACGACAGTCTGGCAGCTCTGTTGGCAGCAGAACTTAGTGCTGACATTCTTATCATGCTTAGTGACGTGGAAGGACTCTATAGTGGTCCACCAAGTGATCCTCAATCAAAGATTATCCACACATATGTTAATGAAAAACATGGGAAGTTAATTAGTTTTGGAGAGAAGTCTTGCGTAGGAAGAGGTGGCATGCAAGCTAAAGTGGTTGCTGCTGCTAATGCTGCATCAAAAGGCGTACCTGTTGTCATTGCAAGGTGAGTCATACTCTTTGATGTTATTTTAGAATGAAATGGAGAAATGTTCATAACTACTAAATATTCCACGTCACCTCCTGTATATCCATTGTTAAGAACCCTATTTTCTACTACTTATGGTAATTGTGGTTTCAAGCGGCAGATACAGTGTCATTTTCTTTGCAAAGTGCTTAGACGCTGAGTAGTCTAGCTAATCATTGTATTAATAGGgtaattttgaaaatttggaaatCATGGAGTAGCCTAAAAATTTGCATTGGATATCTAAGGGGTCCCAATTTTTGCAAGACTATATTGCATATTTAATTGCATGGCATTCTAGGCATCAAATCTTGAATCTTGACATTTCTGCTTGTAATATTAATACTTGATTGCTTTTTGAAGTGTTACGATAGGAGGGGTGGTACTGTTCATGAAGTGATGTGATCATCTATCAAATACTAATTTATTCGTAAATAAGCAAGCACATTGCAATTTTTTACCCCTATTGATGCCTCAACTCTTAAAAGCAGTTCTGTGATTACCTGTTTGCGGTACAGCACATTTCTGCGATGTTTACTTTTAGAACATTTACAACCTCTTTATATCTTATTTACTTTATATGAAGTGGATTTGCAACGGATACAATTATTAAAGTTCTCAAAGGAGAAAAAATTGGTACACTTTTCCACAACGAAGCAAATTCGTGGGAATGTACTAAGGAAGCTACAGCTCGAGAGATGGCAGTTGCAGCAAGAGACTGTTCAAGATGCTTGCAGGTATATATTTTTTCCTTGCAACTATTTGGAATATCAAATCATCATAACATTTCTGGTTTTCTGGTTACCCTAATTAGAGTTGCACGTTCCACCATAACAGAAGTTGTCATCAGAGGAGCGCAAGAAGATTTTGCTAGATATTGCTGATGCTCTAGAAGCAAATGAAGATGCAATTAGGAGAGAAAATGAAGCTGATGTGGAGGCTGCACAAGATGCTGGTTATGAGAAATCATTGGTTGCTAGGATGACCCTAAAGCCAGGAAAGGTTGTTCTCGTTTTTCATTTCTTGTTTTTTTGCTCATATGGAATATTATCTTCTGAAACTTACTAATATCAGATGATATATATGTGTAGATAACAAACCTTGCAAGATCTATTCGTGCAATTGCTGACATGGAGGACCCTATTTCCCACACATTGAAAAGAACAGAGGTGAAATTAATGGGAAAAAGATGCATGCTGCGATAGGTTAGATGATAGGCTCCTGAAATTCTATTTTTTAACCAATCACGAACTCCTTTTGTAGGTTGCTAAGGATCTAGTTTTTGAGAAAGCATATTGTCCTTTGGGTGTTCTCCTCATTATTTTTGAGTCTCGCCCTGATGCATTGGTCCAGGTAAACTTTGATTCAGAAACACAGCATATAAATATTATCTACAAAATCAATGATTATTCGCGATTTCTGGTTTAGATTGCATCTTTGGCAATCCGTAGTGGGAATGGCCTTCTTTTGAAAGGCGGAAAAGAAGCTATGAGGTCAAACGCAATATTACACAAGGTAATGTGGATTTAGCTAGTTCTCTGGAGTTAATAGTAATGTAACAACACCTTAGCTTAGATGAGGTCCAAGGTATTAATTTGTTTTTTGTTTGCTAGGTCATAACAGGGGCAATTCCAGATTCTGTCGGTAAAAAGCTCATTGGCCTTGTGACTACCAAAGATGAAATTGCTGATTTGCTAGCAGTGAGTATTTGATGTGATTCTTTTGATATAATTATGTGCACAGATATGCCTAAACATGACTTTTTCAGCTTGATGATGtgattgatcttgtcattccaAGGGGCAGTAAGAATCTTGTCTCCCAAATCAAAGCAACAACTAAGATTCCAGTTTTAGGTCATGCTGGTAAGCTATTTTTTAACAGTATGAAAAAATTGTTTATATTAATTCATAAGTTAGAAAGTTACATCTTTGTGGTTTTATAAGACTGAATCAAAGTTTTTCCATTTCTTCAGACGGTATCTGCCATGTTTACATTGATAAATCAGCTGACATGGATATGGCAAAACGTATAGTATTGGATGCAAAGGTGGATTACCCAGCAGCGTGCAATGCAATGGTACATCTCTAATTTAGTAGCTTACTGATGCCATAGTACATATTTAGTACAGTTACAAGCGGGCACAAATCTTCAATGGCCATGCTCCTCCTTAAACTAATTTAGTAATTTACTATTGTCCAGTGGATGCTTTCCTGAAAAGAAGTCCATAGCCTCAGAATACACTTTTCCTTATCTACTTtttgtgctctcccttttaatgtattttttatttttatttttattctacaTCATACTTGTTCTTTAGCCAAATTAAGAGCACACGTCTTTTTACTTCTGCCTAAAAGACAAGTTTTGCCCAGGGAAATTCTATGGCTTTTCCTTATTATATATTTACTGAAGGAAAGTTATTATTATTAATTGCATCATTAAATTAAAAAAAGTTACTGGCCATTTTTTCAAAAGCAACACCATTTTGTGGCATGCAGCCACCAAAATGAGCTGTTAAAATCCACATATCATGAAATTGTATTAGCTACTTTTAAAATAATTCTTAAAATAACTTATTTTAGGAGAGAACATATCTTTAGAAGCTATTTGTTGTTTGAGAATGTAATGCGGGTTCTGTAATGTACTTTTTGCAGGAAACACTACTTGTTCATAAAGATCTGAACAAGACCGAAGGCCTTGATGATTTATTAGTGGAACTTGAGAAAGAAGGTCTGAACTCAAAATATTATTACTGTCTTTCATTTATTTAACTAAAGGTGGATGAAAAAATGATTCAGAGGCGCACTAGTGAATACTGAATATTATGCTCATTTTATCATTATTGTCCGTATTGCAGGAGTAGTTATTTATGGTGGGCCTGTTGCACATGACAAATTGAATGTACCAAAAGTAGATTCATTTCGTCATGAGTATAGCTCAATGGCATGCACCCTTGAATTTGTTGATGATGTACACGCAGCAATTGATCATATAAATCGTTATGGAAGgtaagtaggttttattttgaGCATATCAGCTTGACAATTGGCTACTTATgaccaaacttggtttctttgcagTGCTCATACAGATTGCATCATCACAACTGATGAAAAGGCTGCAGAGGCTTTTCTGCAACAAGTTGAGAGGTATCGAAACTTTCTTTCTGCTGTTCTTGTTGTTGGAATTCCTTATGGCAGTATCATTTGTTACTGAGTGACATGACATTTCTATTGAACTGCAACAGTGCTGCTGTGTTTCATAATGCAAGCACAAGGTTTTGTGATGGGACTCGCTTTGGTCTAGGGGCAGAGGTAATTCCTATTGGCTGTGTTTTCTTAATGCTTCTTCCATAGTATACTTGTTAATTTATAGCATGAACAGATTGCTTTTAGATGCCATGGTCATTTGTTTTGATTGCTCTTGCTAGTGACTAAGATTAGCTTGAAACCTTGAATTGTTCAATTATCTGTCAAATTAACAAAATGTGGTTTGTACTTAAAGCCAGGAGCTATTTGTCAATCTAGTGAGGTAATATGGTTTGTCAATCCAGAAGGACCATAGTGAGGTCTAAAGCCATCACGTAGAATTTTAGTATTAGTAGTATAAGTGTGTCGTTGTACAAATGTTATCCCTTAACAGCTAGCCATAGATTTTGGATAGAAGTAAGATTCTaatgcacttttttttttgaccttTCCAATGGCCTGCATAGGTTGGCATAAGTACAGGGCGCATACATGCTCGTGGACCTGTTGGTGTTGACGGGCTTCTTACTACCCGCTGGTATGCTTTAATGATTGGGATTTATGATTTTATCATGATTTCTATATTTGATTGggagatttttctttttcccctagTCCTGGTGCTTTATCACCACAAGAGGAAAAGAATCTAATTTGGCTCACTGTTAGTGTGCTCACGTGATACTTATGATCTTTATCTTTCACCATATGTAGCATCCTACGAGGCAGTGGACAAGTGGTGAACGGTGACAAGGGAGTGGTTTACACCCACAGGGATCTTCCTTTGCAATGAGGCAAGTAACAGTTCACGAGGCTTCAAAAGAATGTTTTACCACGGTCACTAACCATCAACTTGCGTCTTCACTTTTCTACGGTCACTAACCATTAATTTGCGTTTTTTGCAGGCAATGACCCTCTGGTGCCGAAAATCGCTGAACTCCCCTTTAGTACCTTTTTCTTAATTCCATGCTACAAGATAATGCCTAGTGTCGTTAAAAAAAAGAGGGGAAGGACCTGATACTATCTAGTTCGGCGATGCCTGCTATGTCATTTCATTATATTGGATTTGCTTAGATCATTTTGGTACGAGGCCTGTGTGGTGTACATGTTCCTTGTTGTGGACTTGCCGGTGTAACAGTGGAGCTTCCTTCGAGACATCTGTATTAGAGATGTAAGCTAGAGATGTACCATGGCTCCGGCTGAAGTCTAGGTTATGATAGTATGATAATGCATGTGTGATGCACGCCTGAAATCTGTCAACTTGGATCCGAATGATTATGCAATGATGCCATCATACCGTGCCGTTCGGGACCTTTAATGCCTTGGCCCAGATTTGAAAATGGgcgctgggggggggggggggggggggggttcgcgAGGATTATTCTGCTGTTGCATCTGGCACGAAATGAAAAGGAAAGAGCTTCGGCTATCTGTGAACAGAAGATTGACTGGAGATGTGGGATTGGCTCACGGCACCCCCAGCCCCCAGGAGGCCAGACCCTTCCCCAGGCTCCGGGCCTATTTCCAACCATTTCCCCTATCCAACTCCCTCTATATATAATttctactatattttactacctccctccaaaaaattcctccctctataactccttctctccaaccattcccccatatctattcctcctatatattatcactcattaactaactatttatttaatatttttgaattttaaaaaaaatcatatagtATTTATAttgtcataatacgcattatcatcatgttacggaGCTCAAACAggattaatatcgcgaagaaacgATGTGATTAAAAATATAGGGAGAGTTGAAACTCACTCTATATatggggggagtttcaactccccccgtatacagggggagctttggggggaaCCGTTGGATCGGATTTCCCCCCCAAACCTCCCCCTACGTGGGGTGGGGGGACGTATAGAGGGCACCGTTGGAGGTAGCCTCACTTCAAGACAGTCAAGAACTAACATATAAATATCAGCGGGAATAAAGAATTCGTCAACACAACAAATCTCACCAGACCATCAGGTCTCTTAATCTCCAGTCGACAAAAAAATTCTGAATGCAATGATCGCTCATTGTGCAACTACATAACATAGCAGATCAATAAAACTAAATAACTGTCTAAATGGTCTGCACCTTTATATCACAGGCACATACAAGAATCACATCCATTGTCATTTCCATGCATGGTTGCCGATTTAGTTTGCAAATGTGACGTGGACAAAGACTACGAAGATGTGTGGAAAGGGTTATCATTACATGTGTCAAAATCGTCTGGTATGAGTTCCACATTTCTCCATACTCAACAATCAATCTGAGGCCTTTCCTGAAAAGATATCACCATGCCTAGTCTAATCAAATATGTTAGGCTGTACACAATGGTGTCATGAAAACAATGGTGCCTACTTCTTCAGTGGTCATCCAGTATAATCAGTAAAGATAACTATAAAGAGGAGTTGCCAGCATCTTCACCAATAGTCCCTGCATGAGCAAACTCCATCTCTGAATTGGTGGAACCGATTAACATCCCTCACAACAATCTCCCGCTCTGTGAATTTCGAGATGAACTTGGTGACTGAATGACAGTCCTGGCAAAGCCTCAGGTTCTTGGTGATCCTGATAACCTCTCCCCTGCCTGTGTTGATAAGCCCAAAAGCAACAGCCAACTTCTCACTGTGGCCAAGCAGAATCCtctccttttcctcttcttcaATATCATACAGAACAGATCCTGTGTCAGGGACATAACCTTCATTCTTCATCTGTGTCACAAACTCGCCTATCAGGGCTTGCAGCTCCTCCATCTGCGGGTTCTTGTTATCCACAGAGACAAATGAGTACAGCTTCTTCTTCACCTCTATCCAGCTACAACCTGGCACCTTCTCCAGGGCATGCTCTTCAAGTAGCTCCTTTAGCACATCAACTTGGTTCTGCAATTTAGCTCGAGCATAAATATCTGCCAGGAGGACATAATTTCCAGCATTTCGAGGCTCAAGATCGAAGAGGTGAGAGCATGCCATCTCAGCATACTCAACATGGCCATGAATCCTGCAAGCTCCAAGAAGTGAGCCCCAAACTTGAGGGCTTGGTCCAATACGCATGCTCTGTATCAGCTCCACAGCTTCATCCAAACGCCCAGCACGACCAAGAAGGTCGACCATGCAAGCATAGTGCTCTGCGCGAGGTGTGACATTGTACTCTATCATTGATTCAAATAGCTTCTTTCCCTCCTCCACAAGTCCAGCATGGCTACAGGCCCCAAGGACACTGACAAATGTGATGATATTTGGTGAAACGCCCTCCTTTATCATCTCCTCAAACACTTTGACTGACTCACGGCCGAAGCCATGCATTCCGTATCCAGATATAAGTGAATTCCATGACACAACATTCCTTCTGCGTCCTATCAAATTGAAGATGTGCCGCCCAACTTCAAGGCATCCGCATTTCATGTACATTGCCATCAATGCATTGAGCACTGAAACAAGTGAGTCAAAACCACTCCGAAGGATATATGCATGCAGCACTTTGCCCTGCCCAAGCGCATTCACCCCAGCACAAGCATGCAAGACGCTAACAATTGTGATTGAGTTTGGTACCGTGTCTGCATCAGAAGCCATCATCTCCTGGAAGAGCTCAATCGCATCACCAGGGCGCTCATTCTTGGCGTAGCAACCAATCATGGCACTCCATGACACAACAGTCCTCTCAGGCATCCAAGCAAACACACGCTCTGCGTAGGTGACAGTCCCAAGCTTCGCATAGCAGTCAATAAGAGTGGTGGCGACATGCGTGTGCAATCCATAGCCGCGACGAATGGCATGAGCGTGCATCTCCCGTACACGGGCAGAGGCCGGCACGTGCGATGCCGACGCTGCAATGCAGGCCTTAAGCCCGTGCGCGTAGCTGTAGCTGTCGACAGAGACGCCGAGCCTGCCCATGTCGGCCAGGCGCGCGAGCGCCTCCTCGCCGTGgtcggcgagcgcgagcgcctTGAGCATCGCGTTCCACACGAAGATGTTCTTCACGGGCGCCTCGTCGAACACCTGGCGCGCGGCCGGGAGCGCGCTAAGCGTGGCGTAGGCGTCGATGAGGCGGGTCGACAGGAAGGGGTCCGAGCGGAACACCGGGTCGGACTCGAGCCGGcggtgcacggcggcggcgagcgcggcgtccccggcccgcgcggcggcgaggaggagcgacTCGTAGGTGCGCTGCGTGGGCGCCGGGAGTCCCTGGAGGAGCGCCGCGGCCCGGGAGAGGTGCCCGTGGGCGCAGAGCGTCTGTATCAGATGGTTCTCGTTCGCCGGCGAAGCGCCCGCGAGCGACGCGAGGCACCTGAGGCGCGCCCGCCTCGGCCGCCCGGGCCCGAACGGGCAGTGGGCCAAGTGGAGGAGGGAGGTGTGCGGCGAGGCGGGGGCGGACATGGGGATGGAGctggggcgggggcggaggcggcggacggcgaggaggggcttcagcgtgcggcggcgcgggggataTTTCAGGGTGTGGGTTGGGTCGGAGCTCGGACGGAGCAGCGGGtggagaggaggcggaggcggaacGAACGGAAAGGACAGCGCCGCGCGTAGGTCACGCGCAGATTTTTGCGGGATATTTGTGGATTGGCAGGCCAGTGGGCTCATTTTCTGGAGCGGCGTGGTATGTGTTTGGGCTGGGCATGGGCCAGGATGGTGGTTCGGCTTCGGCAGCGGATGCTGGGCTGAGATTTTAGTCAGCATACGTTGCCCATTTTAGTCGCAGCATAAAGGTGCCTGAAATTTAGCCGATaa
This genomic interval carries:
- the LOC120673121 gene encoding delta-1-pyrroline-5-carboxylate synthase 2-like, which encodes MGRGGIGGAAAMETADSTRAFVKDVKRIIIKVGTAVVTGQNGRLAMGRLGSLCEQVKQLNFQGYEVILVTSGAVGVGRQRLQYRKLIHSSFADLQNPQMDFDGKACAAVGQSGLMAIYDTLFSQLDVTSSQLLVTDRDFKDPNFGDQLRETVFALLDLKVIPLFNENDAISTRRQPYEDPSGIFWDNDSLAALLAAELSADILIMLSDVEGLYSGPPSDPQSKIIHTYVNEKHGKLISFGEKSCVGRGGMQAKVVAAANAASKGVPVVIASGFATDTIIKVLKGEKIGTLFHNEANSWECTKEATAREMAVAARDCSRCLQKLSSEERKKILLDIADALEANEDAIRRENEADVEAAQDAGYEKSLVARMTLKPGKITNLARSIRAIADMEDPISHTLKRTEVAKDLVFEKAYCPLGVLLIIFESRPDALVQIASLAIRSGNGLLLKGGKEAMRSNAILHKVITGAIPDSVGKKLIGLVTTKDEIADLLALDDVIDLVIPRGSKNLVSQIKATTKIPVLGHADGICHVYIDKSADMDMAKRIVLDAKVDYPAACNAMETLLVHKDLNKTEGLDDLLVELEKEGVVIYGGPVAHDKLNVPKVDSFRHEYSSMACTLEFVDDVHAAIDHINRYGSAHTDCIITTDEKAAEAFLQQVESAAVFHNASTRFCDGTRFGLGAEVGISTGRIHARGPVGVDGLLTTRCILRGSGQVVNGDKGVVYTHRDLPLQ
- the LOC120673694 gene encoding pentatricopeptide repeat-containing protein At3g46790, chloroplastic, giving the protein MSAPASPHTSLLHLAHCPFGPGRPRRARLRCLASLAGASPANENHLIQTLCAHGHLSRAAALLQGLPAPTQRTYESLLLAAARAGDAALAAAVHRRLESDPVFRSDPFLSTRLIDAYATLSALPAARQVFDEAPVKNIFVWNAMLKALALADHGEEALARLADMGRLGVSVDSYSYAHGLKACIAASASHVPASARVREMHAHAIRRGYGLHTHVATTLIDCYAKLGTVTYAERVFAWMPERTVVSWSAMIGCYAKNERPGDAIELFQEMMASDADTVPNSITIVSVLHACAGVNALGQGKVLHAYILRSGFDSLVSVLNALMAMYMKCGCLEVGRHIFNLIGRRRNVVSWNSLISGYGMHGFGRESVKVFEEMIKEGVSPNIITFVSVLGACSHAGLVEEGKKLFESMIEYNVTPRAEHYACMVDLLGRAGRLDEAVELIQSMRIGPSPQVWGSLLGACRIHGHVEYAEMACSHLFDLEPRNAGNYVLLADIYARAKLQNQVDVLKELLEEHALEKVPGCSWIEVKKKLYSFVSVDNKNPQMEELQALIGEFVTQMKNEGYVPDTGSVLYDIEEEEKERILLGHSEKLAVAFGLINTGRGEVIRITKNLRLCQDCHSVTKFISKFTEREIVVRDVNRFHQFRDGVCSCRDYW